Proteins encoded within one genomic window of Planctomycetota bacterium:
- the asnS gene encoding asparagine--tRNA ligase: MQSTAITDILHSQAAHLDKSVCVKGWVRTRRDSKAGISFINVSDGSCQGVLQVVAPAALANYANEIMKLSAGCSIEADGKLVMGQGKVPTLELQAEAIRVCGFVDDPDTYPIQPKAHSYEYLREVAHLRPRTNTFGAVGRIRHTMAMAIHRYFHDNGFFWIHTPIITANDCEGAGQMFRVSTLDAVNPPRSPDGTIDWHKDFFGKEAHLTVSGQLNVECWCLALSKVYTFGPTFRAENSNTSRHLSEFWMIEPEIAFADLAADATLAEGLLKSIFTATLNERADDMAFLVERVDKTCVQRLETFVKSPFERMDYTEAIKRLEAAIAKGKKFEYPVSWGMDMQSEHERYLTEELVGRPVVVMNYPKGIKAFYMRLNDDNKTVAAMDVLAPGIGEIIGGSQREERLDVLDARLDEMKLPKHDYNWYRDLRRYGTVPHAGFGLGFERAILYATGIENIRDVIPFPRAPRQADF, from the coding sequence ATGCAGTCGACCGCCATCACGGACATCCTTCATTCCCAAGCCGCCCATCTGGACAAGAGTGTCTGCGTGAAAGGCTGGGTGCGGACCCGGCGCGACTCCAAGGCGGGGATCAGCTTCATCAATGTCTCCGATGGAAGTTGCCAGGGAGTGCTGCAGGTCGTGGCCCCAGCGGCGCTGGCCAATTACGCGAATGAAATCATGAAGCTGTCGGCGGGCTGCTCGATCGAGGCCGACGGCAAGCTGGTCATGGGCCAGGGCAAGGTGCCCACGCTTGAGCTGCAGGCGGAGGCCATCCGCGTCTGCGGCTTCGTGGACGACCCCGACACCTATCCAATCCAGCCCAAGGCGCATTCCTACGAGTATCTGCGCGAGGTGGCGCATCTGCGGCCGCGCACCAACACCTTCGGCGCGGTGGGGCGGATCCGCCACACCATGGCGATGGCCATCCACCGCTACTTCCACGACAATGGATTTTTCTGGATCCACACGCCCATCATCACCGCCAATGATTGTGAGGGAGCCGGGCAGATGTTCCGCGTCAGCACGCTCGACGCGGTCAATCCGCCGCGCTCGCCCGACGGCACGATCGACTGGCACAAGGATTTCTTCGGCAAGGAGGCGCACCTCACGGTGAGCGGCCAGCTGAATGTGGAGTGCTGGTGCCTGGCCCTCTCCAAGGTCTACACCTTCGGGCCGACCTTTCGCGCCGAGAACTCCAACACATCGCGGCACCTGTCGGAATTCTGGATGATCGAGCCGGAAATCGCCTTCGCCGACCTGGCCGCCGACGCCACGCTCGCCGAGGGTTTGCTCAAGTCCATCTTCACGGCCACGCTGAACGAGCGCGCCGACGACATGGCGTTTCTTGTGGAGCGCGTCGACAAGACCTGCGTGCAGCGGCTCGAGACTTTCGTGAAGAGCCCCTTCGAGCGCATGGACTACACCGAGGCGATCAAGCGGCTCGAAGCGGCGATCGCCAAGGGCAAGAAGTTCGAGTACCCCGTCTCGTGGGGCATGGACATGCAGAGTGAACACGAGCGCTACCTCACCGAGGAGCTGGTGGGCCGCCCCGTGGTGGTGATGAACTATCCAAAGGGGATCAAGGCTTTCTACATGCGGCTCAACGATGACAACAAGACCGTGGCGGCAATGGATGTTTTGGCGCCGGGCATCGGCGAGATCATCGGCGGCAGCCAGCGCGAGGAGCGCCTCGATGTGCTCGACGCGCGCCTCGACGAGATGAAGCTGCCCAAGCACGACTACAACTGGTACCGCGACCTGCGCCGCTACGGCACCGTGCCCCACGCCGGCTTCGGCCTCGGCTTCGAGCGCGCGATCCTCTACGCCACCGGCATCGAGAACATCCGCGACGTGATCCCGTTCCCGCGCGCGCCGCGCCAGGCCGATTTCTGA